One window of Puntigrus tetrazona isolate hp1 chromosome 14, ASM1883169v1, whole genome shotgun sequence genomic DNA carries:
- the LOC122357740 gene encoding uncharacterized protein LOC122357740, with protein sequence MPQVFYSARDSSGSVNRVQMLEEYNKELHENLLQTVACIENMEAELQCTKTELVSFKEKYRRLQESYSVSQQANSALEQKLKTAVDSLESERKFLMQRIADLTKQLDTAQKTISSLENINVPSLIRELLKNHFDSHEALEHLCPRTSPRQTDGDQSERVQELRNNQPFGGKGDVFEWPQTGHAYSSARQQPATAFLPWKHDHDPWAGPGQLVTKGSDSQLPFSFTNDVPIHKTLADTKTPSQQAHQLAMNTEIHLIPPNPYNLDEMRLSRQTAGEGTVTLGKEPTDVSYFTAQRMLNEFLNQIPPPDHDAEGNHAAELTGGKQKHLI encoded by the exons GATTCATCCGGTTCCGTCAACAGAGTTCA GATGCTGGAGGAGTACAACAAAGAGCTACATGAGAACCTGTTGCAGACGGTGGCATGCATTGAAAACATGGAGGCAGAACTGCAATGTACCAAGACCGAGTTAGTCAGCttcaaagaaaaatacagaag GCTACAAGAAAGctattctgtttctcagcagGCAAACAGTGCTTTGGAGCAGAAACTCAAAACTGCA GTAGACAGCTTGGAGTCGGAGAGGAAGTTCCTCATGCAGAGAATTGCAGATCTGACGAAACAGCTGGATACTGCTCAGAAGACCATCAGCTCTCTGGAAAACATCAAT GTTCCCTCACTGATTAGAGAGTTGTTGAAAAATCACTTTGACTCTCATGAAGCCCTGGAACACTTATGTCCTCGAACATCTCCACGCCAAACCGATGGCGACCAATCAGAGAGGGTGCAGGAGCTCAGAAACAACCAACCATTTGGTGGAAAAGGAGATGTTTTTGAATGGCCACAGACTGGACACGCATACTCATCTGCCAGACAACAGCCCGCCACAGCCTTTCTGCCATGGAAACACGATCACGATCCATGGGCAGGGCCAGGGCAACTCGTGACTAAAGGAAGTGACTCACAACTTCCCTTTTCTTTTACTAATGATGTGCCAATCCACAAAACTTTGGCAGATACAAAGACCCCAAGTCAACAAGCGCACCAATTAGCCATGAACACAGAGATTCACTTAATTCCCCCAAACCCATATAATCTAGATGAGATGAGGCTCAGCAGACAGACAGCTGGAGAGGGAACTGTCACTTTGGGGAAGGAGCCCACTGATGTCAGCTATTTTACGGCTCAAAGGATGCTGAATGAGTTTTTGAACCAGATTCCTCCTCCAGATCATGATGCTGAAGGGAATCATGCAGCAGAACTAACAGGAGGGAAGCAGAAACATTTGATTTGA